The nucleotide window TCAAATCGAATGAACGCATGGGAGGTTACGTGAAAAACATTTTCGTGAAAAATATAACCGGAGGCAATATGCAATACGGCGTTCTGGGCATAGAAACAGACGTGTTATACCAGTGGAAAAGCCTTGTTCCTACGCTTGTTAGGAAGTTGACTCCTATCAGCGACATTTATCTCGAAAATATCGGGGCGAAAAGCGGGCAATTTGTATCACGCATTCTGGGACAACCCGAACTTCCCATCAGAAATGTTCACCTGAAAAATGTGTCGGTTGAACAAATTCGGGGAAATAAAAAACATATTCAGGAAAACATCAATAACTTTGATTCAGACAATTAATTCTGTCATAATTTATTATTTACCAACACTTAATCTTCAATTATCATGACACGTGCAGCTTTTAAAATGTTTCTGAAACCGGGCTTCGAAGCCGAGTATGAAAAACGTCACGCAGCCATTTGGCCGGAATTGAAAAAACTCCTCAAGGATAGCGGAGTCTACGATTACTCTATCTTTTGGGACAAAGAGACCAATATTCTCTTTGCAGTTCAAAAGGTGAATGGTGATCAGGGTTCGCAGGATCTGGGCAGTACCGAGATTGTGCAAAAATGGTGGGCTTACATGGCCGACATCATGGAAACTAACCCCGATAACTCCCCGGTTTCTATTCCCCTGCCCGAACTATTTTACATGGAATAATTTTTTCAAAACATATCCTGCATCCGGTACATCCATGATCGGATGCAGGTATAATTCTCTATTTCAACTTTTAAGATCATGAACAAATTTGTTTTTGTTATCACTTTTGTCCTTTCCCTATTTTCAGTACTGTTGCTGCAGGCGGCGGTCACCCCCTCTTCGCTGTTTACCGATCACATGGTGCTGCAACGCGGCATCGAAATTCCGGTATGGGGAACGGCAGCTCCCGGAGAAAGAGTTACAGTCAAACTAAATAAAGCGGCAATAACATCCAGTGCCGACGCATCCGGAAGATGGATGGTGCGGCTGCCCAAACAAAAAGCCGGAGGACCTTATACCGTTGAAATAAAAGGAACAAATACCATCACCATCAATGATGTGTACATTGGTGATGTATGGCTTTGTTCGGGACAATCGAACATGGATATGACTGTAGCAAAAGAAGATCGTTACTGGTGTGGTGTACAAAACGAAGCCCAGGAGGTTGCTGCCGCCAAGTATCCTTACATCCGGGTTTTCGATGTCGACTTTACTCCCAACAACGCCCCGCAGGCAAATGCCGTTGGCAAATGGGAAATCTGTTCGCCCGCTACAGTAGGTCATTTCTCCGCCGTAGCTTACTTCTTCGCCCGCGAAATGTATACCCGTTACAAAATTCCGATTGGGTTGGTTACCTCCGCTTTCGGAGCCAGCACTGCCGAAACCTGGATCAGCAAAGAGGCATTGGAGGCACATCCCAACCTGAAATCGTTGCTGGATGCCTACAATCAAAAGTTAGAAAAATTTCTACCGGACAGTAGTTCCATTATGGGTAAATACCGGGAAGAGTTGGCTGCATACAAAGGCAATCTGGCCGCAGCACAGGCGGCTGCAGGCGATGTGACTGCCTCCAAAAAGCTCAAAGCTCCGCGCAATCCAAATCCCATTCTCGACCAGCACAACACTTACGTCTGCTACAACGGAATGATTGCTCCGCTTATTCCTTATGCCATCAAAGGCGCACTTTGGTATCAGGGAGAATCGAACGGCCCCTCTGCAAAGCTCTATCGCGAAATTATGGAGACGCTGGTAGCCGATTGGCGCAAGGCGTGGGGAGAAGGCAATTTTCCGTTTCTCTATGTTCAACTGGCCAACTATGGCGCTCCGGTTGCCGAACCGGTGAAGGATGATGTGATGATGACTGTTCGTGAAGCGCAGGTACAAAATCTCTCCATTCCGAATACTGCCATGGCCGTAGCAATCGAAAATGCCGGCGATGATCCTAAAAACATTCACCCAAAAAACAAACAGGCGATCGGATACCGCTTAGGAGTTGCGGCAAGAGCCAAAGTATACGGCGAAAAGATAGAATACTCAGGACCGCTGTATAAAAGTTACAAAATTGAAGGCAACTCCATCCGTCTCTATTTCGATCATGTTGGCAGCGGACTGGTTGCCAAAGACGAGAAGCTAACCGGATTTGCCATCTGTGGTAAAGATCGTAAATTTGTGTGGGCAAATGCCCGTATCGAGGGGAAAACCATTGTTGTTTCCAATCCGGAAATCACAAATCCGATAGCCGTCCGTTATGCCTGGAGCGTCAATCCACCGGCATCATTGTCAAACAAGGAAGGTCTATGGGCGCCGAATT belongs to Paludibacter jiangxiensis and includes:
- the rhaM gene encoding L-rhamnose mutarotase; amino-acid sequence: MTRAAFKMFLKPGFEAEYEKRHAAIWPELKKLLKDSGVYDYSIFWDKETNILFAVQKVNGDQGSQDLGSTEIVQKWWAYMADIMETNPDNSPVSIPLPELFYME
- a CDS encoding sialate O-acetylesterase; this translates as MNKFVFVITFVLSLFSVLLLQAAVTPSSLFTDHMVLQRGIEIPVWGTAAPGERVTVKLNKAAITSSADASGRWMVRLPKQKAGGPYTVEIKGTNTITINDVYIGDVWLCSGQSNMDMTVAKEDRYWCGVQNEAQEVAAAKYPYIRVFDVDFTPNNAPQANAVGKWEICSPATVGHFSAVAYFFAREMYTRYKIPIGLVTSAFGASTAETWISKEALEAHPNLKSLLDAYNQKLEKFLPDSSSIMGKYREELAAYKGNLAAAQAAAGDVTASKKLKAPRNPNPILDQHNTYVCYNGMIAPLIPYAIKGALWYQGESNGPSAKLYREIMETLVADWRKAWGEGNFPFLYVQLANYGAPVAEPVKDDVMMTVREAQVQNLSIPNTAMAVAIENAGDDPKNIHPKNKQAIGYRLGVAARAKVYGEKIEYSGPLYKSYKIEGNSIRLYFDHVGSGLVAKDEKLTGFAICGKDRKFVWANARIEGKTIVVSNPEITNPIAVRYAWSVNPPASLSNKEGLWAPNFRTDNF